Proteins found in one Triticum urartu cultivar G1812 chromosome 4, Tu2.1, whole genome shotgun sequence genomic segment:
- the LOC125552551 gene encoding probable protein phosphatase 2C 29, with the protein MSTPGHPPGRLSHSRSTGHSLGLLLRSSFTPPRPTVDRGACRGMRGSRWCCCCFGRGGGGGAGRSGSVGDDGLVWDVGLKAHASGEYSVAVAQANEALEDQAQVLVSPAATLVGVYDGHGGPDAARFVNARLFSLIQEFASQSGGISAQVIKRAFGATEEEFMGMVERSWPSQPRLLSVGSCCLVGAIEGGTLHVANLGDSRAVLGRLASAGGKKRRAVVAERLSRDHNVADEEVRREVAEAHPDDPHIVMSSHGVWRIKGIIQVSRSIGDAYLKRPDLCSPAVMQSLCPFPLRRPVMSAVPSVTSRRLRPGDQFIIFASDGLWEQLSDEAAVGIVSRSPRKGVAMRLVRAAQLEAARKKDIKYESIAAIEKGRRRRFHDDITVVVLFLDTPQPTAGAGGIDGTRAPVDVFSLGPDDHGDDPTRPVLR; encoded by the exons ATGAGTACACCGGGCCACCCGCCCGGCCGCTTGTCACACTCGCGCTCCACAGGACACtccctcggcctcctcctccgcaGCTCTTTCACACCACCCCGTCCCACGGTCGACCGAGGTGCGTGCAGAGGCATGAGGGGCTCGCGGTGGTGCTGCTGCTGCTtcggccggggcggcggcggcggggccgggCGGTCGGGGAGCGTGGGCGACGACGGGCTGGTGTGGGACGTGGGCCTCAAGGCGCACGCCTCCGGCGAGTACTCCGTCGCCGTGGCCCAGGCCAACGAGGCGCTCGAGGACCAGGCGCAGGTGCTCGTCTCCCCCGCCGCCACGCTCGTCGGCGTCTACGACGGCCACGGCGGCCCCGACGCCGCCCGCTTCGTCAACGCGCGCCTCTTCTCCCTCATCCAAG AGTTCGCGTCCCAGAGCGGGGGCATCTCGGCGCAGGTGATCAAGAGGGCCTTCGGCGCCACGGAGGAGGAGTTCATGGGCATGGTGGAGAGGTCGTGGCCGTCGCAGCCGCGGCTCCTGTCCGTCGGCTCCTGCTGCCTGGTGGGCGCCATCGAGGGCGGCACGCTCCACGTCGCCAACCTCGGCGACTCGCGCGCCGTGCTGGGCCGCCTCGCCAGCGCGGGCGGGAAGAAGCGGAGGGCGGTGGTGGCGGAGCGGCTGTCGCGGGACCACAACGTGGCCGACGAGGAGGTGCGGCGGGAGGTGGCGGAGGCGCACCCGGACGACCCGCACATCGTGATGAGCAGCCACGGCGTGTGGCGGATCAAGGGGATCATCCAGGTGTCCCGCTCCATCGGGGACGCCTACCTGAAGCGGCCCGACCTGTGCAGCCCGGCGGTGATGCAGTCGCTCTGCCCGTTCCCGCTGCGCCGCCCGGTGATGAGCGCCGTGCCGTCGGTCACGTCCCGCAGGCTGCGCCCGGGCGACCAGTTCATCATCTTCGCGTCCGACGGGCTGTGGGAGCAGCTTAGCGACGAGGCCGCCGTGGGCATCGTGTCACGCAGCCCGAGGAAGGGCGTGGCGATGCGGCTGGTGCGCGCCGCGCAGCTGGAGGCGGCCAGGAAGAAGGACATCAAGTACGAGAGCATCGCGGCCATCGAGAAGGGCCGGAGAAGGCGCTTCCACGACGACATCACCGTCGTCGTGCTCTTCCTCGACACGCCGCAGCCGACAGCCGGCGCCGGCGGGATCGACGGCACGCGCGCGCCCGTCGACGTGTTCTCGCTCGGCCCCGACGACCACGGGGACGACCCGACCAGGCCCGTGCTGCGCTGA